The DNA segment TCCCTCCGCACCACCACCACCCCCCGCGACCTCCCGAGCATCACCCACCTCACCACCCTCTCCCACGCCCTCTCCGAGGCATACCGCACGGGAACCATCCCCGAGGGAACATACGATGTTCCCGAAGGACACCTCCCGTACGAATCCTGGAAAAACACCCTCAACCCCTTCCTCACAGAATCCCTCACCACGAACAAGAGCGAAGAGCTCAAAGCATCCTTCCCCGGTATTGAATCCTCTCCTGATCCCCTCGAGTTCCTCATTCAATACCAAGAGGAATTCTTCCAAACACAGTACAACGACCCCGACTTCACCATTGACCGGAACATCCTCCACCTCTCCAAAGAACGCATCGCAGACATCGTCGCCTCCATCGAGCGCGGAGAGACCGACTTCCCGGTCATTGTTGCCCCACCCCGAAGAGAAACTCTCACGGACAAAGAAACATGCAATCCCTCCCTCGGAGGTCTCCCCCGTACTCTCACCCGCGTGCTGTTCGATCGGATCATTCGGAGGCAGCGCATCAAATTTCGGGACTCAAGGGATCCCATCCTCAACGACTTCTTCAACAAACTCCGTGACCTCAACCTCCATGACCTCACGCGGAATGAGCTCCCCCCAGAAGACCCCAACTACATCCCCATTTCCTTCAAAAAAGAACACGTCCTCCAATACCTCACCGCGCTGTACCCCACGCTCAAACGTCAAGGGATCATTGATCAAGAGATCAACGAAACCCCTCCCCCCACTCTCCATTTCATGAAGTGGGAGCAACATCCACCCACAAGCAGAATCATCCCCAACACCACGGAAACCATCGGAAACAAGTCTCTGATTGATGCCGTCACCCATCACTACCCCCTTCCACCTCTTTCTGCATACCTCATCTTGTTTGCGCAGTACCGTGAGAAGACGGGGGAGCCCCTGGATGACTTCCTCCAATCAGGAGATGGAGGTACCTGGTCCTGGATCTTTGGGGTCATAGACCCGAGTACCGCGTCCAAGTGGCCGTCCGTGTATGCGGGCTGGGGTCCCGATGGACTACTCGTGAATCATAATCGCCCCGAGGATGCGATTAAGTTTTCGCGGCTGCGCGTAGCGCGTTGAGCCCTCATAACGGCGTCATTGCGAGGAGTCCCCGACGCGGCAATCCCGGTCATACCAGCACAACGGTGAAAGCCCTGTACGCTCTATGACCGGGATTGCCACGCCTCTCGGATTCGGCTCGCAATGACAGAGGTGTATGATGGATGCTGACCCTTACCTTATGCAGCCACTCCTCATCGCCAACTGGAAGATGCAGCTGACCGATGCGCAGAGTGCGCGCATTGCGGATGCGGTACGGCAGTGTCGTGCATCTGGGGTCTCCGTGGTGCTCTGTCCATCGTTCACCGCCCTCCCCGAGGTTGCGCGTGTTATTGACGGAGCGGATATCGCGCTGGGGGCACAGGACTGCGCGTTCGCAGAGCACGCCGCGCTCACGGGTGAGGTGAGCCCCGATGACCTCGTGCGGGAGGGCTGCACGTACGTGCTCATCGGTCACTCGGAGCGTCGCCATGTGCTCGGTGAGTCCGACGAGGTGGCGGGGAAGAAGCTTTGTGCTGCCGCCCGTGCCGGACTCCGCCCCGTCCTCTGTGTGGGCGAGACCGCGGCGGAGCGCGAGGCCGGTTTGCGCAATGCGGTACTCGAGCGGCAGTGCACCGCAGCACTTGCGAGCGCTGCGCTCGATGAGGTCATCATCGCGTACGAGCCGGTGTGGGCGATCGGCACCGGCGTACACGCCGCACCGGATGACGCATCGGAGGCCGCCGACACCATCACCGCGCTCGTCGCGAAGTTTGGCATCCGTGCGCGTATCCTCTACGGTGGGAGCGTTGATGCGACGAACGTCGCGGATTTCCTCCGCGCGGACGGGATCACCGGTGTTCTCGTGGGCACGGCGAGTCAGTCCGCCGATGATCTCTGTGCGCTCATCGGCGTTGCGGTAGCAATGACAGAACCCCTATGATGACCATGATCGGTTTGGTGCTCGTCGGTATCGGTATCGTCACGATCGTCGTGCATGTCGTGCGCGCGTGGCCGCGATTGAAGCGGCTGCGCGGTCGGAAGAAGCCCGAGGTGACGCGGGATCATGCGGCGATGAATCGTATCCTCATTGATCGGCTGTCGCGGCGCGCGAAGACGCTCAGTGATGCCGCCGGACGCAAGGTGCAGAAGCAGCTCATGGGTGCGCACGCGAACCTCGAGCGCGGGTACCGGAAGCTGCGGCTCCTCGCGAACGATCATGCGGTGATTCCTGAGGCGGGAACGGAGGCGATGAGCTGCGAGACGCGTATCGTCGCCGCGCAGGAGGCAATTGATGCCGGTGAACTCGACCGCGCGGAGGAATCGTACCTCGCATGCCTCAAGGTTGACGCGAAGTACTATGGCGCGTACCGTGGACTTGCAGCGATCTATCGGCTCCGTAAGGAGGACGAGCTCGCGGAGGAGACCCTGCGGTTCCTGAGCAAGCTCTACCCGAACGACGTCGAGGCGCACTGCGCGTTCGCAGAGGTGCTCCAAGCGCGCGGAAAGCACGAGGCGGCACTCAAGGCGATGGAGGCCGCACTGCGCATCGAACCCAAGAACCCGCGCCTCCTTGATTTTGCCACCGGACTTGCTATTGTGAATCATAACCGCATTCGTGCGGTGCAACTCCTCGGGAAGCTGCGAGCCGTCAATCCGGACAACCAGAAGATCGAGCAGCTCGAGCAGTCCATTTCCGAACTCTAGGCCCAGATAGCTCAGTTGGTAGAGCGCATCCATGGTAAGGATGAGGTCACGGGTTCAACTCCCGTTCTGGGCTGTCGGGCGGGTCGCGTAGCGGCAATCGCACCTGGCTGTAAACCAGGGGTCTTACGACTCCGTGGGTTCGAGTCCCACCCCGCCCACCAAAAGCATCCGACTTCCGTCGGGTGCTTTTGGTTTTCTTTACCATTTTCCCTTGTGGAAAAGAAAAGTAGCGTTTCCCTGGTGTTTTGCTACGCTGGAAGTACAAACGTCGATATTATTCCTTCATTTTCACTTATTTTGGCGTAGTTGAGCCACACAAGTACTATGGCAAAGCTGACGAAGTCGCAGATCTTCGCCGCACTCGCGGAAAAGGCGGGTGTGAGCAAGAAGGACGCCCAGTCGTTTTGGGAAGCGATGTACACGCTCGCGATCAGCGAGGTTCGATCGAACGGCGAGTTCACGTTCCCGGGCGTCGGGAAGCTCGTGAAGGCACACCGCAATGCACGCGTGGGTCGCAATCCGGCAACGGGTGAGCAGATCCAGATTCCGGCGAAGACCGTCGTGAAGTTCCGCGTTGCGAAGGCCGCAAAGGACAGCATTCTCTAGTCGCCACGGGCACACGAGTAAAGCGGTCCGATGTCCATCGGGCCGCTTTGCGATAGGGGGGGTAGTTGATGGATTCCCGATCGTGTGCTACGGTTGGCATGTACCGATGGAGCTCTGCGGGTGAGCGAAAGGTGGTGGCGCTGTTCGTTCAATGCGCTGCCGATTGCTCGCGGTCGGCAACGTGCCGCCCTAGCTCAACGGCAGAGCAACGGTTTTGTAAACCGTAGGTTCCGGGTTCAAATCCCGGGGGCGGCTCCAAAAAAATTATCACGGTTCTCGTCACGCCTATGTCACAAGATTACCGCGCCAAGCTGGAGTGCACCGAGTGTCACCGGCTGAACTACAACACGACGCGCAACAAGAAGCGCCTCTCGAAGGTTCGGCTGGAACTCAAGAAGCACTGCAAGGCCTGCGGCACACATGTGCTGCACAAGGAGACGAAGTGACCTCGTCGGTCGGAAGATGCACGATGGGATCCTCCCA comes from the bacterium genome and includes:
- the rpmG gene encoding 50S ribosomal protein L33 — protein: MSQDYRAKLECTECHRLNYNTTRNKKRLSKVRLELKKHCKACGTHVLHKETK
- a CDS encoding HU family DNA-binding protein, whose product is MAKLTKSQIFAALAEKAGVSKKDAQSFWEAMYTLAISEVRSNGEFTFPGVGKLVKAHRNARVGRNPATGEQIQIPAKTVVKFRVAKAAKDSIL
- the tpiA gene encoding triose-phosphate isomerase — its product is MQPLLIANWKMQLTDAQSARIADAVRQCRASGVSVVLCPSFTALPEVARVIDGADIALGAQDCAFAEHAALTGEVSPDDLVREGCTYVLIGHSERRHVLGESDEVAGKKLCAAARAGLRPVLCVGETAAEREAGLRNAVLERQCTAALASAALDEVIIAYEPVWAIGTGVHAAPDDASEAADTITALVAKFGIRARILYGGSVDATNVADFLRADGITGVLVGTASQSADDLCALIGVAVAMTEPL